TAGTGCTTTAATTAAAAAATTCGTTGCTTCTTCTAGATTGGGTACGGTTAAACCAACATGATCAATACCATGTACATTGTTATTCATATTTTGATTCCCCCAATAATTTAAATTATCTTCTATTCATTTATAGTTAATAATACGATATCAAATAAATATGTTTAGCTTAATCAATTTTACTATCAATTAATCAAAGTTCAATTTAATAAATTTTATGCAATAGTTTATCTTTAGCTGCAAATAATAAACTGCTTGCCATTTACTTAAAAATAAATAAAAATACACATTAATTGCATAATTATTCATTTTCGGACAGCTATATGAAAGAACGAACAACAGAGTTAGTTAAGGGGCTAAGACATTCGGTTCCTTATATTAATGCCCATCAAGGCAAAACATTTGTTATTTTATTAACCGGTGCGACATTAAATAGTCATAATTATGCCAACATCATTAATGATCTCGGTTTACTGCACAGTTTAGGGATTAAATTAGTGATTATTAATGGCGCGCGCAACCAAATTGATGATGAGTTACAAGCGCTTCAAATTACGCCTAATTATTATAAATCTACTCGTATTACCGACTCAAAGACTCTCGATGTTGTTAAAAAAGTTACAGGATTATTACAACTTAATATTACGGCGAGTTTATCTATGAGCTTAAATAATACACCACTACAGGGATCACATATCAATGTCGTTAGTGGTAATTTTGTAATTGCTCAGCCTTTAGGTATTGATGATGGTATCGATTATTGCCATACAGGCAAAATTCGACGTATTAATTACGAAGCTATTAACGCACAGCTTAATCTCGGTTCAATTGTATTACTCGGGCCCGTTGGTGTTTCGGTAACAGGTGAAAGTTTTAATTTATCTTCTGAAGATGTTGCGGCAGAGGTTGCTATCAAAGTTAAAGCCGATAAGCTAATTAGTTTTTGTGCTGAGCAGGGCGTCTTAAATAGCGAGGGTGATGTTATTACCGATTTATTC
The genomic region above belongs to Orbaceae bacterium lpD02 and contains:
- the argA gene encoding amino-acid N-acetyltransferase, with protein sequence MKERTTELVKGLRHSVPYINAHQGKTFVILLTGATLNSHNYANIINDLGLLHSLGIKLVIINGARNQIDDELQALQITPNYYKSTRITDSKTLDVVKKVTGLLQLNITASLSMSLNNTPLQGSHINVVSGNFVIAQPLGIDDGIDYCHTGKIRRINYEAINAQLNLGSIVLLGPVGVSVTGESFNLSSEDVAAEVAIKVKADKLISFCAEQGVLNSEGDVITDLFPVDADKYIKEKEQQGQHLSSDVRFLRAAYRASRNGVRRSHLVSYLIDGAILQEIFSRDGIGTQVAMEHSEQIRKATIDDIGGILELIRPLEEQGVLVRRSREQLEIEIDKFTIIERDNITIGCAALYPYMDEGMAEMACVAIHPDYRNSARGDFLLDKLIEQSKKMRLDKLFVLTTRSIHWFREKGFIPAEVDSLPVKKKQLYNFQRNSKILILDIAQ